A genomic stretch from Flavobacterium sp. KS-LB2 includes:
- a CDS encoding NAD(P)/FAD-dependent oxidoreductase — MDLSYWELKNWFTDVDYTIVGSGIVGLHAALRLRERFPESKILVLEKGMLPQGASTKNAGFACFGSLSEIIDDLKYHSEEEVIHLIQKRWKGLQLLRKRLGDDTIDFKPYGGYELFLKHDESCYSECVGKLPFINEILRPLFKADVFAKEVDRFGFNDIQEYLVFNPFEAQIDTGNMMQALLKEAVSKNILILNQQTVTSYFDKGNGVEVALGDFSFSTKKILFATNGFANTLTTGAVKPARAQVLITEPIKNLDIKGTFHLDRGYYYFRNIGERILLGGGRNLDFETENTTEFGQTEIVQKKLEQLLKEVILPHQDFQIAHRWSGIMGIGNSKSPIVSQLSDNVYCGVRLGGMGVAIGSLIGTELADLV; from the coding sequence ATGGATTTGAGCTATTGGGAGTTAAAAAACTGGTTTACTGATGTAGATTATACTATCGTAGGAAGTGGTATTGTGGGCTTGCATGCTGCATTACGCTTACGCGAAAGATTCCCAGAAAGCAAAATTCTAGTGCTAGAAAAAGGGATGTTGCCACAAGGAGCGAGTACTAAAAATGCTGGTTTTGCATGTTTTGGGAGTCTTTCAGAAATTATAGATGATTTAAAATACCATTCAGAGGAAGAAGTGATTCATCTAATCCAAAAACGTTGGAAAGGTTTGCAATTGCTGCGAAAAAGACTCGGTGATGATACCATAGATTTCAAACCCTATGGTGGTTATGAGTTGTTTTTAAAACACGACGAAAGTTGCTACAGTGAGTGTGTTGGGAAATTACCCTTCATCAATGAAATTTTAAGACCACTATTTAAAGCGGATGTTTTTGCCAAAGAAGTAGACCGTTTTGGGTTTAATGACATACAGGAATATTTAGTTTTCAATCCTTTTGAAGCACAGATTGATACCGGAAATATGATGCAGGCGTTGTTGAAAGAAGCAGTTTCTAAAAATATTTTAATTCTAAACCAACAAACCGTTACTTCTTATTTCGATAAGGGAAATGGAGTGGAAGTGGCACTTGGGGATTTCAGTTTTAGTACTAAAAAAATATTGTTTGCTACGAATGGCTTTGCAAATACATTGACAACTGGAGCTGTTAAGCCGGCCAGAGCGCAAGTTTTAATCACGGAGCCTATTAAAAACTTAGATATAAAAGGAACTTTTCACTTGGATAGAGGGTATTATTATTTCAGGAATATTGGCGAAAGAATATTATTGGGTGGTGGAAGAAACCTGGATTTTGAGACGGAGAACACAACTGAATTTGGACAAACAGAAATCGTCCAAAAAAAATTGGAACAATTATTAAAAGAAGTAATTTTGCCTCATCAGGATTTCCAAATTGCACATCGTTGGAGCGGCATCATGGGTATTGGTAACAGCAAAAGTCCCATTGTTTCACAATTATCTGATAATGTCTATTGTGGTGTACGATTAGGCGGAATGGGAGTAGCAATAGGAAGTTTAATTGGAACAGAATTAGCAGATTTAGTATAA
- the mtgA gene encoding monofunctional biosynthetic peptidoglycan transglycosylase yields the protein MATKITPRKSRLPVKKEPTSFMSKITRFLFKALLWFFGLSLFFVVLFKFVPVPFTPLMVIRAIENKTAGKEVFFSHDWEPIENISINLQKAVIASEDGTFLKHNGFDFVAMQKAYKSNERGRRIKGGSTISQQTAKNVFLWQGRSYLRKGLEAYFTVLIEIIWGKERIMEVYLNSIEMGNGVYGAQAAAEHWYRKDASSLTPKQAAGIAAILPNPRKYSATSSSSYINRRKDKIVRVMRTVGKIDYSK from the coding sequence ATGGCAACGAAAATAACACCAAGAAAATCAAGACTACCCGTTAAAAAAGAACCGACCTCTTTTATGAGCAAAATAACTCGTTTTTTATTCAAAGCATTGCTATGGTTCTTTGGACTTTCTTTGTTTTTTGTGGTACTTTTTAAATTTGTTCCAGTTCCGTTTACGCCTTTAATGGTAATTCGCGCCATTGAAAATAAAACAGCTGGAAAAGAAGTTTTTTTCAGCCACGACTGGGAACCAATTGAAAATATCTCGATAAATCTTCAAAAAGCGGTAATTGCCAGTGAAGATGGAACGTTCTTGAAACACAATGGTTTTGATTTTGTTGCCATGCAGAAAGCGTATAAAAGCAATGAAAGAGGGCGACGAATAAAAGGTGGAAGTACGATATCACAACAAACAGCCAAGAATGTTTTCCTTTGGCAAGGCCGAAGCTATTTAAGGAAAGGTCTAGAAGCGTATTTTACGGTTTTAATAGAAATTATTTGGGGAAAAGAACGTATTATGGAAGTATACTTAAATAGTATCGAAATGGGAAATGGTGTTTATGGAGCGCAAGCAGCCGCAGAACATTGGTACCGAAAAGATGCTTCTAGTCTTACACCTAAGCAAGCAGCAGGAATTGCAGCAATTTTACCCAATCCAAGAAAATATTCGGCAACTAGTTCTTCCTCCTATATTAACCGACGAAAAGATAAAATTGTTCGAGTTATGCGAACTGTTGGCAAAATAGACTATTCAAAATAG
- a CDS encoding enoyl-CoA hydratase/isomerase family protein → MVSDNPTGSLFTTIENKIATVSFGHPSSNSFPRELLDRLTNEFAILSMNPDVTVIIIQSEGSGAFCAGASFDELLAVANEAQGAHFFSGFAHLINAMRTCSKLIVGRVHGKTVGGGVGIAAACDYVLATKNASIKLSELAIGIGPFVIEPIVSKKIGKTAMAEMTLAAHEWKTADWAEAKGLYAHTFETIEELDAAIADFSAKLSSYNPQALLEMKKVLWEGTQHWDTLLLERAAISGKLVLSDFTRKALSQFKK, encoded by the coding sequence ATGGTATCAGATAACCCAACAGGTTCGCTCTTCACAACTATCGAAAATAAAATCGCAACCGTTTCATTTGGTCATCCTTCGAGCAATTCTTTTCCAAGAGAATTGTTAGACCGTTTAACGAATGAATTCGCTATTTTAAGTATGAATCCAGACGTTACAGTAATTATTATTCAAAGCGAAGGCTCGGGTGCTTTTTGTGCAGGCGCATCGTTTGATGAGCTTTTGGCAGTTGCTAATGAAGCACAAGGAGCCCATTTTTTCTCCGGATTTGCACATTTAATAAACGCCATGCGAACGTGTTCTAAGCTTATCGTGGGGCGTGTTCACGGAAAAACTGTTGGTGGTGGCGTAGGAATTGCGGCTGCCTGTGATTATGTTTTAGCTACAAAAAATGCATCAATAAAACTATCAGAATTGGCAATCGGAATTGGTCCCTTTGTAATAGAACCTATAGTTTCCAAGAAAATCGGAAAGACGGCAATGGCCGAAATGACGCTCGCAGCTCACGAATGGAAAACTGCTGATTGGGCGGAAGCCAAAGGATTGTACGCTCATACTTTTGAAACCATCGAAGAATTGGATGCCGCAATAGCCGATTTCAGCGCTAAATTATCCAGTTATAATCCTCAAGCTTTACTGGAAATGAAAAAAGTGTTGTGGGAAGGAACGCAACATTGGGACACATTGTTGTTAGAACGCGCCGCTATTTCGGGTAAATTGGTCCTGTCTGATTTTACCAGAAAAGCATTGTCTCAATTCAAAAAGTAA
- a CDS encoding 6-pyruvoyl trahydropterin synthase family protein: MSNIRITKQFSFETGHALYGYDGKCKNVHGHSYKLSVTVIGTPITDRSNVKFGMVIDFTDLKKIVKEEIVDQFDHATVFNGTTPHIELANELMSRGHHVILVDYQPTSENMVVDFSQRISNRLPEGITLFSLKLQETESSFAEWFASDNIKSIL; this comes from the coding sequence ATGAGCAATATCAGAATTACAAAACAATTTAGTTTCGAAACCGGACACGCCTTATATGGCTATGATGGGAAATGTAAAAATGTTCACGGACATAGTTATAAATTGTCAGTAACAGTAATTGGAACTCCAATTACGGATCGTTCCAATGTAAAATTTGGAATGGTGATTGACTTTACGGACTTAAAGAAAATCGTAAAAGAAGAAATTGTAGATCAATTTGACCATGCCACTGTTTTTAATGGAACAACACCGCATATCGAATTAGCAAACGAATTGATGAGCCGCGGACATCACGTTATTTTGGTAGATTATCAACCAACAAGTGAAAACATGGTAGTTGATTTTTCTCAAAGAATCAGTAATCGATTACCAGAAGGAATCACTCTTTTCTCCTTAAAATTACAAGAAACTGAATCTTCTTTTGCAGAGTGGTTTGCAAGTGATAATATAAAATCCATACTGTAA
- a CDS encoding UDP-2,3-diacylglucosamine diphosphatase: MQLPNNKKIYFASDQHFGAPTPELSFPREQKFVAWLDEVKDDAEAIFLLGDLFDFWFEYKTVVPKGFIRVLGKLAEIRDSGIPIYFFVGNHDLWMEDYFQKELNIPVFHDNQEYTFGDKTFLIGHGDGKGPGDLGYKRMKKIFTNPFFKWLFRWIHPDIGVKLAQYLSVKNKLISGDEDVTFLGEDNEWLILYSKRKLETKHYNYLIFGHRHLPMKVAVGDNAEYVNLGDWITYFTYGVFDGENFEIKKY; the protein is encoded by the coding sequence ATGCAATTACCCAATAACAAAAAAATATATTTCGCCTCCGATCAGCATTTTGGCGCACCAACACCTGAGTTGAGTTTTCCTAGAGAACAGAAATTTGTGGCTTGGCTCGACGAAGTAAAAGACGATGCAGAAGCTATTTTTCTGTTAGGTGATTTATTTGATTTTTGGTTCGAATACAAAACCGTAGTCCCAAAAGGATTTATTCGTGTTTTAGGCAAACTCGCCGAAATCCGAGACAGCGGTATTCCTATATACTTCTTCGTGGGTAATCATGATTTATGGATGGAAGATTATTTCCAGAAAGAACTGAATATTCCCGTGTTTCATGACAATCAAGAATATACTTTTGGAGACAAAACATTTCTTATTGGCCACGGTGACGGAAAAGGTCCTGGCGATTTAGGATACAAACGCATGAAAAAAATATTTACAAATCCTTTTTTCAAATGGCTTTTTAGATGGATTCATCCGGATATTGGCGTGAAATTGGCGCAATACCTTTCCGTAAAAAACAAACTGATTTCTGGTGATGAAGATGTGACTTTTCTTGGAGAAGACAATGAATGGTTAATTCTCTATTCTAAAAGAAAACTGGAAACCAAACACTACAATTACCTTATTTTTGGTCACCGCCATTTGCCTATGAAAGTAGCCGTAGGAGATAATGCCGAATATGTAAATCTGGGTGACTGGATTACGTATTTTACCTATGGCGTTTTTGATGGTGAGAATTTTGAGATTAAAAAGTATTAA
- a CDS encoding MFS transporter, which translates to MKKNDPYAALRYKEFNIFLLLRFAMVFGWSMQFIVIEWEVYSLTKNPLSLGIIGLMEVIPAISMALFAGHIVDQKEKKGLLFKCILGFSIISLGLFLFTWPPFIKDFSTQTILYSIYFFVFLGGLVRAFLGPTIFSLLALIVPKKTYPNAATWSSSVWQISSVLGPAVAGFSINWIGVHWSMSIVLGCSLFALIALTQIATKPILNPKIGEPIMDSLKEGVKFVFNNKTILGALSLDMIAVLFGGAVALLPIFAQDILKVGPQGFGILRAAPAVGAFLMLIISAYIPFTKNAGIKLLSAIFAFGICIIVFGLSSIFWLSVAALFLSGVFDGISVVIRQTILQLKTPDHMRGRVAAVNSIFVGSSNELGAFESGLTAKLMGTVNAVVFGGSMTLITVFLTGAVSPTFRKLDLQKDVEEHEKSE; encoded by the coding sequence ATGAAAAAAAATGACCCATACGCTGCCCTGCGTTATAAAGAATTTAATATTTTTTTGCTATTACGTTTTGCCATGGTTTTTGGCTGGTCGATGCAGTTTATTGTCATTGAATGGGAAGTATATAGTTTGACTAAAAACCCGCTATCATTAGGAATCATTGGATTAATGGAAGTTATTCCGGCAATTTCGATGGCTTTGTTTGCCGGACACATTGTCGATCAAAAGGAGAAAAAAGGATTGCTTTTCAAATGTATTTTAGGGTTTTCAATCATTAGTTTGGGCTTGTTTTTATTTACATGGCCACCCTTTATAAAAGACTTTTCTACCCAAACTATTTTATATTCCATTTACTTTTTCGTGTTTTTAGGAGGATTGGTCCGCGCTTTTCTTGGCCCGACCATATTTTCGCTTTTGGCATTGATTGTTCCTAAAAAAACATACCCAAATGCTGCAACTTGGAGCAGTTCCGTTTGGCAAATAAGTTCCGTTTTAGGGCCTGCAGTAGCTGGTTTTTCTATCAATTGGATTGGTGTTCATTGGTCAATGTCCATCGTTTTAGGGTGTTCACTTTTTGCGTTGATTGCTTTAACCCAAATTGCAACGAAACCTATTTTGAATCCAAAGATTGGCGAACCCATTATGGACAGTTTAAAAGAAGGTGTGAAATTTGTTTTCAATAATAAGACGATTTTAGGCGCTTTATCACTGGATATGATTGCCGTTCTTTTTGGGGGAGCTGTTGCGTTGTTGCCCATTTTTGCACAGGATATTTTGAAAGTAGGCCCGCAGGGATTTGGTATTTTAAGAGCTGCTCCAGCTGTTGGCGCTTTTTTAATGCTGATTATTTCCGCTTATATTCCGTTTACTAAAAATGCGGGTATAAAACTGTTGTCGGCAATTTTTGCGTTTGGAATTTGTATTATCGTTTTTGGACTTTCTTCCATTTTTTGGTTGTCTGTAGCCGCTTTATTTTTAAGTGGTGTTTTCGACGGCATTTCGGTGGTGATACGCCAAACTATTTTGCAATTGAAAACTCCTGATCACATGCGAGGCCGTGTTGCAGCCGTGAATTCTATATTTGTGGGTTCTTCCAATGAATTGGGAGCTTTTGAAAGCGGTTTAACTGCAAAACTGATGGGAACTGTTAATGCAGTGGTCTTTGGCGGAAGCATGACACTGATTACCGTGTTTCTTACCGGTGCCGTATCGCCTACTTTTAGAAAACTGGACTTACAAAAAGATGTTGAGGAACACGAAAAGAGCGAATAA
- the recJ gene encoding single-stranded-DNA-specific exonuclease RecJ, with the protein MRWTLKPKPCEETVQHLAKSLNVEDFVATLLVQRGIETFEDARRFFRPSLDNLHDPYLMKDMEKAVERIEKAVENKENILVFGDYDVDGTTAVSLVSSYLKTYYSNVATYIPDRYDEGYGVSFKGIDFADDNGFSLIIALDCGIKSIEHVAYAKAKKIDFIICDHHRPGELLPDAVAILDPKRDDCTYPYDELCGCGIGFKLIQALGQNRNQTIDDLIPYLDLVSTAIAADIVPMTGENRVLAYFGLQVINSDPRPGIKAIIHQIKKQTLDITDVVFIIAPRINAAGRIKHGNHAVELLTEFNFEQAQQFASEIEAYNSERKDLDKLITKEALQQIEENNEKGRFTSVVFQEDWHKGVIGIVASRLIETYYRPTLVFTKSGDKYAASARSVKGFDVYNALEACTEHLEQFGGHMYAAGMTLKEENYQIFKDAFEKEVERTIHPDMLTPEIAIDAEIDFADITPKLIRILKQFEPYGPQNMTPIFLTKNIKDTGYGKPMGQEDEHLKLFIKQNNSEGIAAIGFNLGNKIELTTHQKPFQAVYCIDENEWKGKFSLQLRLRDIKE; encoded by the coding sequence ATGCGTTGGACACTCAAACCAAAACCTTGCGAAGAAACTGTACAACATTTGGCAAAATCGTTGAATGTAGAAGATTTTGTAGCCACTTTATTAGTACAACGTGGCATTGAAACATTTGAGGATGCCAGGCGATTTTTCCGTCCAAGTTTAGATAATTTGCACGATCCCTATTTGATGAAAGATATGGAAAAAGCAGTCGAACGCATCGAAAAAGCAGTTGAAAACAAGGAAAACATTCTTGTTTTTGGCGATTATGATGTTGATGGAACTACTGCAGTTTCTCTTGTTTCTTCGTATTTGAAAACCTATTATTCTAATGTGGCTACTTACATTCCGGATCGTTATGATGAAGGGTATGGCGTATCTTTCAAAGGAATTGACTTTGCTGATGATAATGGATTTTCGCTAATTATTGCGTTAGATTGTGGTATAAAATCAATCGAACATGTGGCCTACGCCAAAGCAAAAAAAATCGATTTCATCATTTGTGATCACCACAGACCGGGGGAGCTTTTGCCTGATGCCGTTGCTATCTTAGACCCAAAACGAGACGATTGTACCTATCCGTATGATGAATTATGCGGTTGCGGAATAGGTTTCAAATTGATTCAGGCTTTAGGACAAAACAGAAACCAGACCATCGATGATTTGATTCCGTATTTAGATTTAGTATCCACTGCCATTGCTGCTGATATCGTTCCGATGACAGGAGAAAATCGGGTGCTGGCTTACTTTGGACTGCAAGTCATCAACAGTGATCCAAGACCGGGAATCAAAGCCATCATTCACCAAATAAAAAAACAAACCTTAGATATTACTGATGTTGTTTTTATCATTGCACCCAGAATAAACGCTGCCGGACGAATCAAACACGGGAATCATGCGGTGGAATTATTAACCGAATTTAATTTTGAGCAAGCGCAACAATTTGCGTCTGAAATCGAAGCCTATAATTCGGAACGAAAGGATTTAGACAAATTAATTACCAAAGAAGCGCTACAACAAATTGAGGAAAACAATGAAAAAGGACGTTTCACCTCAGTTGTGTTTCAAGAAGATTGGCACAAAGGAGTGATTGGAATTGTCGCTTCCCGATTGATAGAAACCTATTATCGCCCGACGCTTGTTTTTACCAAAAGTGGCGATAAATATGCGGCTTCAGCCCGTTCCGTAAAAGGATTTGATGTCTATAATGCACTAGAAGCATGTACCGAACATTTGGAGCAATTTGGTGGTCACATGTATGCTGCGGGCATGACTTTGAAGGAAGAAAACTATCAAATCTTCAAAGATGCTTTTGAAAAAGAAGTTGAAAGAACCATTCATCCCGATATGTTAACACCCGAAATTGCCATTGATGCCGAAATTGATTTTGCGGATATTACCCCAAAATTAATCCGAATTCTGAAACAATTTGAACCGTACGGACCACAAAACATGACGCCTATTTTCCTCACCAAAAACATCAAAGATACCGGTTATGGAAAACCAATGGGACAAGAAGACGAACACTTAAAACTTTTTATCAAACAAAATAACTCGGAAGGCATCGCTGCAATTGGTTTTAATTTAGGTAACAAAATCGAACTGACTACCCATCAAAAACCTTTTCAAGCTGTGTATTGCATCGATGAAAACGAATGGAAAGGCAAATTCAGTTTGCAATTGCGATTGCGAGATATTAAAGAATGA
- a CDS encoding HopJ type III effector protein — MTIATFLEKLNTTPEAITFAETIAVIEANYDFTPTAFENGTQHNAAGENSGSCKLFSFSEIQNLSEEATLSCFGAYYYDDVLKNPNGTDHQNIRNFIKTGWEGIGFYGSALVLKK, encoded by the coding sequence ATGACTATAGCCACTTTCTTAGAAAAATTAAATACAACTCCTGAAGCCATAACATTTGCAGAAACCATTGCCGTAATTGAAGCCAACTATGATTTTACGCCTACTGCTTTCGAAAATGGAACGCAACACAATGCAGCGGGAGAGAACTCCGGTTCCTGCAAGTTATTTTCTTTCTCCGAAATCCAGAACTTATCAGAAGAAGCTACATTATCTTGTTTTGGAGCGTATTATTACGATGATGTTTTGAAAAATCCAAATGGAACTGATCACCAAAACATTCGTAATTTCATAAAAACGGGCTGGGAAGGAATAGGATTTTATGGAAGTGCTTTAGTATTGAAAAAATAG
- a CDS encoding flavin monoamine oxidase family protein yields MKKEKVIVIGAGLCGLYTAFLLQKKGIEVLLLEANTRIGGRIKTIIGTTGVTMEMGATWFGNQHPNLLDALHKLEISYFKQHTQGISLFETMSFVPPQKFEISDSEEPSFRIEGGTAVLIDKLSIEIGIQNIKTNTKITAIKEENNQLILVDSNGNSYSADKVISTIPPNLLVNSVAFEPKLPENFTQLAKKTHTWMGESIKFAVEYKTPFWKENNYSGTLFSQASIIQEMYDHSTGDNSGFALKGFLNGGTAVLSQEQRKEKVMAQLATFFGSEATDYVAYYETLWREEPLTFQPYEQLVLAHQNNGNSIFKTPMLNGKLYVSGAETATQNPGYMDGAIFAAKTIAYQF; encoded by the coding sequence ATGAAAAAGGAAAAAGTTATTGTAATCGGTGCGGGACTTTGTGGACTCTACACCGCTTTTTTACTTCAAAAAAAAGGAATTGAAGTCCTACTATTAGAAGCCAATACCCGAATTGGAGGTCGCATAAAAACCATTATTGGCACTACTGGCGTTACCATGGAAATGGGTGCTACTTGGTTTGGAAACCAACATCCAAATCTTTTGGACGCACTCCATAAGTTAGAAATTTCTTATTTTAAACAACATACACAAGGCATTTCATTATTTGAAACCATGTCATTTGTTCCTCCACAAAAATTTGAAATATCCGATTCCGAAGAACCTTCTTTTAGAATCGAAGGTGGAACTGCTGTACTAATTGACAAATTAAGTATTGAAATCGGCATTCAAAATATTAAAACAAATACTAAAATCACGGCTATAAAAGAGGAGAATAATCAATTAATCCTAGTGGACTCAAATGGGAATAGCTATTCAGCTGATAAGGTGATTAGCACTATTCCACCTAATTTATTAGTAAACTCAGTAGCTTTCGAGCCTAAATTACCTGAAAATTTCACACAATTAGCCAAGAAAACGCATACTTGGATGGGCGAATCCATTAAATTTGCGGTGGAATATAAAACTCCTTTTTGGAAGGAGAATAACTATTCCGGCACCTTATTTAGTCAAGCTAGTATTATTCAAGAAATGTACGACCACAGTACAGGTGATAATTCCGGTTTTGCGTTGAAAGGATTTCTAAACGGAGGAACTGCAGTTCTTTCTCAGGAACAACGAAAAGAAAAAGTTATGGCACAACTTGCTACTTTTTTTGGGTCAGAAGCTACCGATTATGTTGCCTATTATGAAACCCTTTGGAGAGAAGAACCACTAACGTTTCAACCCTATGAACAACTCGTATTGGCACATCAAAACAACGGAAATTCCATATTTAAAACCCCAATGCTTAACGGAAAATTATATGTTTCCGGAGCAGAAACAGCCACTCAAAATCCAGGGTATATGGATGGTGCTATTTTTGCCGCAAAAACAATTGCATATCAATTCTAA
- the rsmI gene encoding 16S rRNA (cytidine(1402)-2'-O)-methyltransferase — MSKLYIVPTPIGNLEDMTFRAIRILKEVDLILAEDTRTSGKLLKHFEIGTHMYSHHMHNEHKTIENLISRLKAGENIALISDAGTPAISDPGFLLTRACVENGVDVECLPGATAFVPALVNSGLPNDKFVFEGFLPDKKGKQTRYLALAEETRTMILYVSPHKLVKTLAEFITYFGEDRQISVSRELSKLHEENVRGTVREVLAHFEKIAPRGEIVVVVGGKPITKEPKKSKFSAEE, encoded by the coding sequence ATGTCAAAATTATACATCGTTCCTACGCCTATCGGCAATCTTGAAGACATGACTTTTCGAGCGATTCGGATTCTTAAGGAAGTCGATTTGATTCTCGCTGAAGACACGCGTACGAGCGGAAAACTATTAAAGCATTTCGAAATAGGCACACACATGTATAGCCATCACATGCATAACGAGCACAAAACCATCGAGAATTTAATCTCGAGATTAAAAGCCGGAGAAAACATCGCCTTAATATCAGATGCAGGAACGCCTGCTATTTCAGATCCCGGTTTTTTATTGACCAGAGCCTGCGTTGAAAATGGAGTTGACGTAGAATGTTTGCCTGGTGCAACGGCATTTGTTCCCGCATTAGTGAACAGTGGTTTACCCAATGACAAATTTGTTTTCGAAGGCTTTTTGCCTGACAAAAAAGGAAAACAAACTCGTTATTTGGCTTTAGCCGAAGAAACACGTACCATGATTTTATATGTTTCGCCTCATAAACTAGTGAAGACTTTAGCTGAATTCATTACTTATTTTGGCGAAGACCGTCAAATATCGGTATCTAGAGAATTATCTAAACTTCACGAAGAAAATGTTCGAGGAACGGTACGAGAAGTTTTGGCTCATTTTGAAAAAATAGCTCCTAGAGGAGAAATTGTTGTAGTTGTGGGTGGAAAACCAATAACAAAAGAACCTAAAAAATCTAAATTCTCAGCCGAAGAATAA
- a CDS encoding thymidine kinase, producing the protein MFLENTVNHKEQFGWIEVICGSMFSGKTEELIRRLKRAQFAKQKVEIFKPAIDTRYDDEMVVSHDANEIRSTPVPAAANIAILAQGCDVVGIDEAQFFDDEIVKICNDLANQGIRVIVAGLDMDFKGNPFGPMPALMATAEYVTKVHAVCTRTGNLANYSFRKTDNDKLVMLGETEEYEPLSRAAYYHAMRKDQEKK; encoded by the coding sequence ATGTTTCTCGAAAATACAGTAAATCATAAAGAACAATTTGGTTGGATCGAAGTCATTTGTGGCTCCATGTTTTCGGGTAAAACCGAAGAATTGATTCGTCGTTTGAAAAGAGCGCAGTTTGCCAAGCAAAAAGTAGAAATTTTCAAACCGGCAATTGACACCCGCTATGACGATGAAATGGTGGTGTCACATGACGCTAATGAAATCCGTTCCACTCCTGTTCCTGCTGCTGCAAATATTGCGATTTTGGCGCAAGGTTGTGATGTGGTAGGCATTGACGAAGCACAATTTTTTGATGATGAAATTGTGAAAATTTGTAATGATTTGGCGAATCAAGGAATTCGGGTAATTGTTGCCGGATTAGATATGGATTTTAAGGGAAACCCTTTTGGTCCAATGCCTGCATTAATGGCGACAGCCGAATATGTGACCAAAGTGCACGCCGTTTGTACCCGCACGGGAAATCTCGCTAATTACAGTTTCCGTAAAACGGATAATGATAAATTAGTCATGCTTGGTGAAACAGAAGAATATGAACCGTTGAGTCGTGCCGCGTATTATCATGCGATGCGGAAAGATCAGGAGAAAAAATAA